The Sesamum indicum cultivar Zhongzhi No. 13 linkage group LG6, S_indicum_v1.0, whole genome shotgun sequence genomic interval NNNgagcaaaaaaaattatttttccatttttaaaaaatttgtaaataaaaaataatgcttACATAACttagatatttgatatattatgaattagtATCTAACATAAAATGTAAGTATactttaaatattatgaattaatatctacaataatttaatatacattttttaatattaaacatTTTAAAGTATTCTTTagagtaaataatataactttgaaaaattgatttttttgcgtattttgataattaattgatacattctataaataaatataatttattaaaatatatttaaattatataataatttaaattagttaataatatataattattacctAACACCTCAAGGTGCAGGGTGGGCCGAGTAGGTTCAGGACCGGCAAGGACTAGTCCAAAAAAGCCCGGCCCAAGATCGGTTCCTACTGTCATGGCTAGTCTTGGGGTGATCCTATGATTCCAAGTGCCTCCAATTGGGTCTATTTTTAAACCCAGACCCACCTATGAACCCGGCCAAGTTGAGACCTGAACCAGGACATGATCAGGCTTGAATGTatctgtttatttatttttatgaggtattcttataaataattacttaatttataattgtcttatgaaataaataaataatatattaaatcacaccaaaatttatatataaaaaaataatagttaaaaatatataataaacttaaaccTCCTTAATCATACGGGTATTAGGTATGATATTACAAGTTATCGGGCCCAGTTtcttatttactttaaaatgGCTTGGCCCGTTACAAGAGCATAGTGCCCGACACTGATTCGGATTGAGTTGTGATATTACTCCTGACCATCTAGTTGGTATTAAATTCATCCCACAATTTATTccattaatttctaaaattgtcCTTAATTTGTGTGATAGTCGTCAGAAAATGGTTTTTTCATGGCGTCACACAAATGGATTTTGTGATGAATTCTGAgacaaatgtattttttgtcccaacAAATTTGCGACGGCATTTAGTGGGACTTCCAGACGCACGTTACAAAGTACtcacaataattttttcaaaaaaaaaaaaaattgcaattccaAAACTCCGTCCCTAACATGCTTTTCTTCTAGTGAATCTccaaaaaaatgttttataatctcataaaaatatcttataaaaaatttaagacactaaaagaaaatagagtttttattacattataaatgatCACGGgcttaaaaatcatggtagatcaatactattaattatgattaaacataattagcaaaaatttaaatttttaccacgattaatcaatatttgttgtttttaatcATAGATAAAATATCTGCCATGGTCTTAGCCATATCTAATGTTTTGGTCAAATATGCAGAAACAACAACTAATGGTCGTTTTGAAgctgtaattaatttttatttactatgatttttttttatttataataattaaccataataaacattatatattttttctagtgagaacatataaaatgtataaaataaatctagCCAAAACAACCTCTTAGAGAATTGTCCTGGTTCAAATTGTTGGATTCGCGTGAAACCAACATATACATGGTATGAGTTAGTGGCTGCAATGCATTGACATATTTGTGACCACCAAGTTTCCGACCTATCaagaaattttcatatctatTGATTCATAAGTTAATGTTTCACTTGTGTCTGTAAGGCGGAATTCTAAAATATCAAACACATTGTTCACTTCACAAAAATCCAATTATTATCACATGTCTTGTCCTGGGGACCCCAGCACAGAAATCCCTCCCTCAGCAAACTATAACTCCAAAAAGAGACAAAAACTATAGATCAATGTCAACATAATTTCCATAAATTGGCAACCTTAAATCCTCAATCTCCTCAAACCCTCTTCTCAATTCTTCCAAAATCCTCACTTTCCTCataggaaaaacaaaaaaacaaaagaaaaaatatgaaaaacaatCCTCCTCCCTCTCAAAACCTAATGGTTCTATTCATTCTTCTTCTATGTCTTATTACGGACAGCTTATCTTGCTCGCCCACTAGCCCTCGAAACAAATACCACATTTCTAAGTACATCAGAGTGTCGTGCCGACAAACGCTGTACCCTAAATTATGTCAAAAATCACTCGCAAAATACGCAACTGAAATCAAGACAAGCCCCAAACTCCTAGCCACCACTGCCCTTCTTGTCACCTTCAACACCACACATTCGGTGTCGAAAAGACTGAGGAAACTGTCCGTAAATCGGGCCTTGAAGCTTAAGCCCGGAGAAATTCAGGCCCTGCTCGAGTGCGTGGAGGAGGTGAGTGACTCTGTGTATGAGCTCCGGAAGTCCATCAAAGAACTGAATGATTCACGAAAAGGGCCCGAATTCGAGCTCCGAATGAGTGATGTTCAGACATGGGTGAGTGCAGCCTTGACGGACGATGATACCTGTATGGATGATTTCACGACAAGAGGGAAAGTCAAAGTTTTGGTCCGGCGTTTCGTCGTGAGGATCGCACGTTTGACGAGTATTGCTCTCGCCTTCATCAATAATTATGCTGCAGTTTGAACAGCTTATACGTATGTGTACTCCTCTATACATTGTATGGTACGGTATATTGTATACCTTGGAAAGCATATATATGTGATCAAGTGTTAATTAAGAAcgcttatatatatttttatcttctaattttagtactttctaatttttaacttttatatcTTAATTTCTAAAATCGCAAAAGAGGCCTgtagttttttaatattttacaatttttgttctttcgatattgaattttacaaaaaatatcagaATAAATTATGTGTGCTTCACTTAATTTATTCAAGTTGGTTCTTTTGTTTGGATTAATTCACTTTTGACAACATAGACGTGACACATAATTTGTTTCACCAACTTTTGCGAATTTTTGCACCggaaggatcaaaattgcGAAATGTTAAAAAGTTGCATGATTCTTTTGTAACTCCTAGAAAGATAAAGGATATAAATGTCGAAATCGTGAGGTGTATATGATTTCTTCCGCCAATTTTGCAAAGTCCTGCACTacaaggaccaaaattacagaatgtgaaaaagttataggactattTTACAAtcttaaaaagataaagactaaaaataccaaaataccaaaattatagaatcaaaaatatattaaagcctaattaaaaataatgttggtgccactacaaaaaaaaatataacaattaaccatggttaattgtcatggataaaaataaaatagtcgtaacaaatagtcattgaccaCGCCCATGCAACTGTTGTTGGACATGGTATCTACGAaagtggctaaaatatttgttattgcCAAAAgtcatagcaaatatttttaccatggctTTTAGCCAtagcaaataactttttcttgataaaagaaatctatgtttttgcatcaattttatttaatcatggtaaataaaaattatttaccataatttttagtccttaactattaaaattatagctaataattattttttttctagtgtgcATACTGTacaattatgttaaaaaatagtttcatctaagtttttattttgaaaatgaactgaaaataaaaattataagcctCATCAACTTATCCaacttattagtaaaattatatcttcTTAAACTTTGTCCTCAAACCCTCCGTCTTCagtttttctccatttttatttttatttttaaatactctcaattttcactataatttaacttataacTTTCtctataacttatttttattataaaaataaaaattattacgaACACTACACTAANNNNNNNNNNNNNNNNNNNNNNNNNNNNNNNNNNNNNNNNNNNNNNNNNNNNNNNNNNNNNNNNNNNNNNNNNNNNNNNacatatatatatatatatatatatatatgttttttttaatttaattaatttatatttgctaGCCATTGTTGTCTATGTCACGGAAGTAATGACTTTGGGCCCATACAAGCAGACAGGTAGGAGTAGGAGAGGAGTCGttctagtttgaattttactgctgcaaaattcattttacatatatatatatatatatatatatacacatttaacatttttatatcatttatatatttaaagaatagattatatatctaattttaaatgtagaggtaacaaatacaaaataaagtatgaattaaattaataattataacaactaTTATTCCCCTTCAATTGGAAGTACGTACAAATAATCAATTCTATgtgtaaattatttaaaattgcaaGAGTTTGTAAACGTTGCTTCCATCTCTGCAGCACTGAGTGGGTCGAAAGCACGTGAACGTACTTGTAttaattatcacaaaaaaaggAGTGGATATTTGTATTGTCAAGTCATGGAAGATGAGATCAATGATTATTGAGGTtgtccaatatatatatattagcttAAAGACTGGTCTGAAGTGATAATCATGTAATAGTCATGACCAACACGTGTGTCCAAACAATTAATAAGTACATGTAATAAtgcaccatatatatatatgacaaaagctttgagaaattttcccaccacacacacatatatatatatatatatatgaaactaaTTCTTTTAGGACAAAATATTATCTTGAGTCTTGACATGAAAGATACGTGCTCTCCTACTAAGTTGTGAAAACAACTAACTAAAATGTCGgcaatgtataatttataaagttcatTCCATCTTTTTTATGATGATTTTTATTGGGAAATGATCacgattaaataatattttcgtaactataaaaaaattttaattcttttatttcacttaccttcactaaaaaaaaaatgaaagttgaGGCGGATTaaagaacaatttttttctttcgaatggtttaaaatattgatggatttaattcaaatcgaattttagaacaattttgaaataattcacCTTCTATTCTTATAAAcatcattacaaatatttaggaACAGTTAATGAAGGAACATGCAGTGAACATGTAGTTGTCCTTCAAACATCATCAATtggaaaaattcattttgtttttgaattatttcctttttttttcctatcaaTAGCCAaccaattttaaatattctttaaaattattaaggaGTTAAATTACATTGCAGGCTTTTATTTGATTGTGGGCTTGGCCCGTCTACAGTGTTTCTAGGGCTATACTCCCTGAGTATCTAGATTGATAGAGTTACTTGGTCAACGCATTATCAGTTAGTTATTCTCACTGGGTTTTGTGCAACATTTTGATATGGCTAGTAGAGGTATTTCTTGAgtataaatgtttttttttatttttttcaattgttacTTTTTCTTGTCTGCTTCTTCTAATTTCTTTGGGGTTAGAAATAATGAGTTAACGGCATAGTTGGGGGACCATTAGATATCTTTCCGACATAGGTCACAATTCTTCTCAATCAATCAATAATGATTTGGGGAAGTATGAGCAAAGGCATCTCCTTACATATTTGATGGGGCGCAGTCGACCAACTAGTAGAGGCAGTCAGTCTTATCTCTCGCCATTATCTTTTTTCTGAGTATTTTTTACTCTTTTGTTGGGGGTgttattagtattttgcaAATAGGCAACAAAGATGATTTTTGTTATGAGGTTATAGAAGCCATATTTTGCCAGAGAGTCATTATAATTCCttgaaatttcatgaattaGGACTCAATCTCTATACAAGTCCTAAATCtaattttcactaaaaaaaattatcttgaTAACTCGAGCATAAGTGCAACTGAGTCGTTTGTAGCCACCTAGTCCAAATCTCATTTCATGTCATGGATGTTGATAATCTTGGTAGTGTACCAAGTCTTGAGGAGTTCGATCATATTAGGAGCAAAGTTGTGCCctcttttgaattttattttttattttctaatgtGGGGAAACGAATCAAGGAGCTTTTTGGATCTTTCAATTTACCGTTTACTATGCGTTCTTCAAATAGGAGTTTTCAGTTCCTCCTCATCCTCTTCtaattatagatattattaGGTGTtgaaatttgaacgttctttaGTTTATACCTAACTCGTTTACTTATTTTGAGAGGTTTCTTCATTGATTTAACTCCTTGTTTTAAAACCCTTTACAGTTTATATTCAATTAGAAAGATTACAAAATGACTCAtacttgttataatttactcaatGGGGATGTACATTTAATGAGGGAAGTGATTCTTCAAGGGCCTTTGCAGATAAGAGGTTTTTATATGTTAAAGATGTGGATTAGGGATTCACAACAAATAGTGAGAATTACCTTTTTGTCTTAGTCTAGTTCATGACTTTGTATGTCGTACGTAGGAGCAGATTTATTTGCTCAACTtgatgtgaattttttattttttgctagtattataaatagtaatatttatttaccatcacaaatttttatttttctcgttgttgtatttttcaaatgtaCAATTTTTTCCGTGCCCTTTATGGAAGAATGTCTCATTTTATGATGTCCACCATTATAAGGTCAATCGCGTAAACCAACATGAGTGAAATCCTCGGGCGAAggcctttcttttttcaaagaaTGGGGAATGTTGCAAGAGACACCGCTCTCCTCTCCCTTCCCAACCTCAAGATGTGCATCATGGTCAAGAAGTATTCAACGAAGCTAGTGGGGcgctttttctttctcaatgtCATTGAAATAGCCCCTGAGAATGCTTTAGATCCCCTCGTCATGGTATTGGAAAAAATGATTGTTTTCTTATGGAATTAATGACATGGAGGTTGTTTTGTATCAAAATGCaacaaactttaatttttcatattaataataaaaaaaaacacatggTATTGTGAGTGACTACGACGTGGGACTACTTAGGTCTATTGCCAACAACACCATTACCCATCTTCTGTACGGAGAGTCTGCTAAGGTAAGCTTACCTAgttgtttattatttcaataattattggtatcctttaataattttacattcatttctttttttagattaCTACTCTGTTATAGTTCATTGACGAGTGTTCCGTGTATTATGAAAGGGAGTTGAAGCGTTCTAGTGTTACCCTCGACGATGCCAAAAAGGAACTAGCATACTGTAAAAAGAGCTTAAGGAAGCTACTGAAGATCAAAACAAGTATAAGTCAGATGCTAGTAAATCACAAGGCTTCTTCTAGGCAAGTTCATCCACACAATTTCCGATCACCTCATCTAGCCAATTTTCAAGTGTTCCAAGATTGTTCTATTAGTTACTTTCACTCGTCCATTAGGTTGAGGTGCTCCTATAGATGTAAAAACATTGTTTGATCTTTAGCTCTTGGTACCACTATCAAAAATTTATGCCTTGAAATTATGTGTCATTGGTCACGAGGGCTCTCGTGATGCCGAAATGACATATTATGTTCTGACAACTTCTAGggtatttggttttatttccAAAACTGTGTCATGACCTAGAGCCTTGGATTTGAATGTCTTTAGGTTTGATGCTATACTGACTTATTGTGTCTATGTTTCTTGACTTGATCAGTTGTCTAGCTTGACTTTTTGTCCAACTAGACTTTTTGTTTACATTGACTTGTTGTATGTTTCGACTTGTTGTCTGACTTGACTCCacttattttatgtatgtgtGACTTGACTTTTTGTCTAGCATGACTTCTTATCTGTTGCTCAACTTGATTTATTGtgtgtaattattaaaaaatatcttcgTCTACAGTTGTAGGTAAAAACTCCTATCGTGATTCCTTGACGAGGTAGTGCGATTTGATTGGCTATTAatgatttaattgatattattttcacaATCATAAGATATGATTCaagttatcaaattattaatatatttttattttttctaagcTGGAGCCCACTTTTCTCGAATTTGAACACCATAAACGTTTTGGTGAATCACTTCTCCATGGGTCACatttaaacatattttgaCTCAATTGaccaataaaaatatcaaatgattACGTACTTCATTCGGCCCAATCCACCTCAACAATTTATAAATCcaaatttgacataaattttaatttaaaaccaattaTTAGATaacttctttaaatttttaattagtaatatatcCCAAAAATTTCGATGTCAAACATGGGGAAAATGCTTTGAGATTCAAAAAGCTTTCTTAACTggacgaaaaaaataaaaataaaataaaactatagtTAAATGcccctataattttattatcgcaaaaataaaaaattgtatttttattttcaattgctCGTGATATTTCTTATTGTAGTTTGTATTCAACCAGAATTAAAGCTGCAGGTTGGGCTAAAGCCACGTCATAGAACCAAACAAGAGGGCTGGCCAGCCTCAGGTTTCCTTGGTGAGCCCACTTCCCTCTTTTGAGGTTAGAATTTTGGGGTGACGTGGCACTTCTAAATGcctgaaaataatttttttgtaatttatttttccgaTTAATAAACTCAAACCATACttgttaacaaaataaaaataacaaaaaataattacNNNNNNNNNNGACCTActgtagtttaaaaaattacatctcgTACCTTTGAAGTTCGcttttatttaacaataagtccctcgttagtcaaaattcactaaacttgatgatactaaaaaaaaaaaagttggatAGAAAATCCATACTATtccgattgatttattatttatttattgcaggtcaaataaatttttttataatcaaattattcttatacattttcacacattaatccatgtgaagaaatatatttttaccgtgataagagtagtttagtcacaaaaaatttatttgacctgaaataagttagtaataaatcaatcgaggataaatatcaatttttattcagttctttttattaataataacaaatccatagaattttgatattgaaGTGACCTATTtattagagaaaataaaactttaagaatattgaatgtaatttttaaaattataaaaaattcacatataAGCTATCATTATaccaaatttgagaaaaaaaaatagtgtaattatcccaataaaaaaagtttcaatttgGCAAAAGGGTTTGGAGTTATGAACTTCTTgtggttttgtttttcaagataataatagtttcaaattttgaattaatgttagtaattttattattatttcaagattCTTATTaccttttctatatatatatatatatatttatttatactatttattaaggaGGAAATCATAGGTAATAACAACCTACTCGACAAGGTGTAAATggattaaaatacttttacgTATATTTATtcgatttataaattaataatcattttatcCAATTGACTATGTTACTACAATTTTATTCATGAACGTTTAAAGTTAATTCAATTGAtcaattttgatgaattatttattttattttcttttttttatttaattacacaaatacgATATAAAATTTAGAGTTTGTACATGTATTGAAGGTATTACGTAAGGGATAATCACACTCCTCCTTTGAgatttgttgtaattacacttaaatcctcgataatttgtataattatatctaatgcTCTAAGGTTTAtttctatctaataaattagttaaaatttatcgaatttgctgatattaataaaaatattaaattttttatatttatctccaATTGATTTAGTACTttcttattgcaagtcaaataattttttttgtgaccAAACTACTTTCATATGTTTTCAccattaatacatgtgaggagatatatatctttactttacaagggtagtttagttcaaaaaaaatatttgacctgtaacaaaatcaataataaatcaatcaatggtaatattaattcttttttgttaatattagttaattcaataaattttaactaattgagaaaattatttattagatgaaagcaaacctcaagagtgttaaatgtatttttcaattcacataaaatttacgtataactataccaaatttaaaaaaaagtacgtaattatcccttaaaataatctatttatctagaataataaaatttaaaataaaagaaaggaaaaagacaTCGATGAAATTTAGGGGCCAAGAACAACCCAAGAACCAAAATTGTTATCACCAAATTTCCAATTGATTTCCGGCCACACAAAATTCATTTCCCCTCCACAAAACCCACCTCCAGTTCTTTCCCGTTATCCCTTCCTTCATAGTTATCCCTCACCTCTGTTTCTATTCCTTCTTCACCCCAAGAAAAGAACACACTCAGTGTGTGTATCACTGTGTGTTCAGAGGAAAAAATGGCGGCAGCATCAGCAGAGTCTGTGATGAAAATGTCATCTAATGCTTCTTCAACGCTCTGCAACTTAAATGGTTCTTCGAGGAGGCCTATGCCGCCCGTATCCCACTCTGCACGGCGTCGTAGGAGTAATTCTTCCGCCAGAGTTCGAGCTCTTTCGTCATCGTTTCTTGGGAGTGTTGGGCTCACTTCAACTGTCACAAAGCTCTCGGCTTTGCAACAGAAACAGCAAAGGAGGAACTTCTCTGTCTTTGCCATGGCTGCTGGtataactctctctctctctctctatatatatatatatatgcataccCTATATTTGTTGGTAATTTGGTATCTATAGAAGTCCGTttcttgtaattatttgaGTAATTGAGCGACTTTGTGGGCTGCCCTATTGGGTGTTAATCCAACACTTCTGcaatattatgatatatttttgtgcTATTTTTTGTTGGACCTCTTCTGTAGTTTTCATATCTTGCTATTATCTGTAATCGacctttttatttgtgtgaatGTTCTGTTACTAAAATGGGTGAGAGATGACAAGTAAAAGCTAATTCAGTCATTTCAGTGTGATTCTTGTTCTTGCAATAATCGAGCATGCTGTGTTTTGGTTATTGCTAGTGTTTGGCGAACAAAACGAATCCTCATTCAAATGGCTTTTACAGAGGGTTGTGTCTAATTGTTTGTCGTTGGATTACCACAGGAACCATATGATTGTATGATTTGGATCGTGAGAGAGATAGGCAGaataactaaatttgttgaattgtAAGCTTTGTCTCATACTTAGACTAATTGTTGAtcttaatcaatttattggCTATGTGCTAATCATGCAATGTTCTGAAATGTTATTGAAGATTAATGTGATTCTTAGTTCTAATTTATGGGTTGAGTGGCCGCTCGTCACTTGTAAATTGTGGTATTATTAGTCTGCATGGACCAGTAGACTTAAAGATGATGTACCTATACCTCTTACATTAATTTCTAGgcttcaatttgagtttctCTTTTGAGAAAATGCCTTCCGCACACCAACTTTGCTGGTTTTTATCGTTTGTTATTGGAAAAAGACCAGGGTAAAAGTAAAACTTATCATGGTTAACAACTACGCTTGGTCATCTTGATGAATCAGCTATGGAGTATGAAATGTATGCTGAAATTTGTAGTTGAGTGTTACTGCTGCTAACTTGTTTCTCTCACTAAAGTGGATCTTTTGTTTGAATCctcaacaaaaatttcatgatatttGCTTGACTTCTCTGCAGCGGAGAGGACTGTGCCGTTAAAGGACTATCGTAATATCGGAATTATGGCACATATAGATGCAGGGAAGACTACAACAACTGAGCGAATCTTGTACTACACTGGTAGAAACTACAAAATCGGTGAGGTGCATGAGGGAACAGCCACAATGGACTGGATGGagcaagaacaagaaagagGGATTACCATTACCTCTGCTGCAACTACTACATTTTGGAACAAGCATCGAATTAACATAATTGATACTCCTGGCCATGTTGACTTCACCCTAGAAGTTGAGCGCGCTCTGAGGGTTTTAGATGGTGCAATATGCTTGTTTGACAGTGTTGCTGGTGTGGAGCCTCAGTCTGAAACTGTGTGGAGACAAGCTGATAAATATGGTGTTCCAAGGATCTGTTTTGTCAATAAAATGGACCGTCTTGGAGCCAATTTCTTTCGAACCAGAGACATGATTGTGACGAACCTGGGTGCAAAACCACTGGTGCTTCAAATCCCAATTGGTGCAGAGGATACTTTTAAAGGAGTTGTTGATCTTGTGAAGATGCAAGCGATTGTTTGGTCTGGGGAAGAATTGGGTGCAAAATTTGCATATGAGGATATTCCTGCAGATCTTCAAGAGTTGGCTCAAGAGTACAGGGCCCAGATGATTGAAACAATAGTTGAGTTGGATGATGCAGCTATGGAGAGCTACCTAGAAGGAATTGAGCCTGATGAGGCTACCATTCAGAAATTAATTAGGCAAGGAACTATTGCAAGCAGTTTTGTCCCAGTTTTATGTGGCTCAGCTTTCAAGAACAAGGGGGTTCAGCCACTGCTGGATGCTGTTGTCGATTATTTGCCCTCTCCTATTGACCTGCCGGCAATGAAAGGAACTGACCCTGATGACCCAGAGTTGGTTCTTGAAAGAAGCGCTAGCGATGACGAACCATTTGCTGGATTGGCTTTCAAGATCATGAGTGATCCTTTTGTGGGTTCTCTTACATTTGTCCGGGTGTATGCTGGGAAGCTCGATGCTGGATCTTATGTGCTGAATGCAAACAaggggaaaaaagagagaattgGTAGACTCCTGGAAATGCATGCTAACAGCAGAGAGGACGTTAAAGTAGCTTTAACCGGTGATATTGTGGCGCTTGCCGGCCTAAAAGATACAATTACTGGAGAAACATTGTGTGATCCGGAGAAGCCTATTGTTCTTGAACGGATGGATTTCCCAGAACCCGTGATTAAGGTTGCAATTGAACCAAAGACTAAAGCTGATGTTGATAAGATGGCAGTTGGCTTAATTAAGCTTGCTCAAGAAGATCCATCTTTCCACTTTTCACGAGATGAGGAGATTAACCAAACAGTTATTGAAGGAATGGGGGAATTGCACCTTGAAATTATTGTCGATAGGCTCAAGAGGGAATTTAAG includes:
- the LOC105164280 gene encoding elongation factor G-1, chloroplastic translates to MAAASAESVMKMSSNASSTLCNLNGSSRRPMPPVSHSARRRRSNSSARVRALSSSFLGSVGLTSTVTKLSALQQKQQRRNFSVFAMAAAERTVPLKDYRNIGIMAHIDAGKTTTTERILYYTGRNYKIGEVHEGTATMDWMEQEQERGITITSAATTTFWNKHRINIIDTPGHVDFTLEVERALRVLDGAICLFDSVAGVEPQSETVWRQADKYGVPRICFVNKMDRLGANFFRTRDMIVTNLGAKPLVLQIPIGAEDTFKGVVDLVKMQAIVWSGEELGAKFAYEDIPADLQELAQEYRAQMIETIVELDDAAMESYLEGIEPDEATIQKLIRQGTIASSFVPVLCGSAFKNKGVQPLLDAVVDYLPSPIDLPAMKGTDPDDPELVLERSASDDEPFAGLAFKIMSDPFVGSLTFVRVYAGKLDAGSYVLNANKGKKERIGRLLEMHANSREDVKVALTGDIVALAGLKDTITGETLCDPEKPIVLERMDFPEPVIKVAIEPKTKADVDKMAVGLIKLAQEDPSFHFSRDEEINQTVIEGMGELHLEIIVDRLKREFKVEANVGAPQVNYRESISKVMEVKYVHKKQSGGAGQFADVTIRFEPLEAGSGYEFKSEIKGGAVPREYIPGVMKGLEESMSNGVLAGYPVVDVRAVLVDGSYHDVDSSVLAFQLAARGAFREGMRKAGPQMLEPIMKVEVVTPEEHLGDVIGDLNSRRGQINNFGDKPGGLKVVDALVPLAEMFQYVSTLRGMTKGRASYTMQLAKFDVVPQHIQNQLAAKQEAVAA
- the LOC105164279 gene encoding pectinesterase inhibitor 10-like; protein product: MKNNPPPSQNLMVLFILLLCLITDSLSCSPTSPRNKYHISKYIRVSCRQTLYPKLCQKSLAKYATEIKTSPKLLATTALLVTFNTTHSVSKRLRKLSVNRALKLKPGEIQALLECVEEVSDSVYELRKSIKELNDSRKGPEFELRMSDVQTWVSAALTDDDTCMDDFTTRGKVKVLVRRFVVRIARLTSIALAFINNYAAV